From a region of the Synechococcus sp. PCC 7502 genome:
- a CDS encoding IS630 family transposase, with amino-acid sequence MIAWFGINIIGLNGKVRFFCQDETRIGLKTISGRKITARGVKPKGKVQWQFKATYLYGIVEPSTGESFFYEFTHLNSECFQVFLNLVSAYFQGDIIVMQVDQAGAHRAKRLKIPKNIILLFQPAHAPETNPIERVWQHFKLGLRWKLPKDLDQLRALMRERLEVMTQEVIASIVGWDYILEALSVARI; translated from the coding sequence ATGATTGCTTGGTTTGGCATTAATATAATCGGACTAAATGGCAAAGTGAGATTCTTTTGTCAAGATGAAACACGAATTGGGTTAAAGACAATTAGTGGAAGGAAGATCACAGCAAGAGGAGTCAAACCCAAAGGTAAAGTTCAGTGGCAGTTTAAGGCAACTTACCTCTATGGAATTGTAGAACCATCAACAGGGGAAAGCTTTTTCTATGAATTTACTCACCTTAATAGTGAATGCTTCCAAGTATTTCTGAACTTAGTAAGCGCATATTTTCAAGGTGACATCATCGTTATGCAAGTGGATCAAGCAGGAGCACACAGAGCAAAACGGTTAAAGATTCCTAAAAATATTATTTTGCTATTTCAGCCTGCCCATGCACCTGAGACTAATCCCATTGAAAGAGTGTGGCAGCATTTCAAATTAGGGTTGAGGTGGAAACTGCCAAAAGATCTTGACCAGTTGCGTGCATTAATGCGGGAAAGGTTAGAAGTTATGACTCAGGAGGTAATTGCTTCGATTGTTGGGTGGGATTATATTTTAGAAGCTTTATCTGTAGCTCGTATTTAA
- a CDS encoding helix-turn-helix domain-containing protein encodes MAGVYKLEIKESEEELKHMLRVQKTASDKERIQMLYLLKTKQASTIQTASTILGRHRVTLQDWLGNYRKGGIVGLNLEQGENRVFHNGRRKH; translated from the coding sequence ATGGCAGGAGTATACAAATTAGAGATCAAAGAAAGTGAAGAAGAGCTAAAACATATGCTGAGAGTGCAAAAGACCGCATCAGATAAAGAAAGAATTCAGATGCTGTATCTGTTAAAAACAAAACAAGCAAGCACAATCCAGACAGCATCGACAATACTGGGACGGCATCGAGTTACATTGCAAGATTGGTTAGGGAATTATCGCAAAGGGGGAATAGTAGGACTAAACCTAGAACAGGGCGAAAACAGAGTATTCCACAATGGGCGCAGAAAGCATTGA
- a CDS encoding TIGR02466 family protein, whose translation MSSYRNDWFPTPVWHFNLDNYQHLNISLLAEIREAQKQDPKGEKWSSILGWHSANNLHQCDRFQEFTQIIDKNVIEIANFLQWDLQKFSLNITTCWAIINGKLASNSVHNHPNSILSGAYYLKAPKNCGSIYFTDPRPASQMLVPPVLDFNLWTIPKISYKPHEGTMLIFPSWLLHGVDINMSQEERIAVSFNIGMTPLKE comes from the coding sequence ATGTCCAGTTATAGAAATGACTGGTTTCCCACCCCAGTATGGCACTTCAATCTTGACAACTACCAACATTTGAATATTTCACTTTTAGCTGAAATTAGAGAAGCCCAAAAGCAAGACCCCAAAGGGGAGAAATGGTCAAGTATCCTTGGATGGCATAGTGCAAACAATCTTCATCAATGCGATCGCTTCCAAGAATTTACACAAATCATCGATAAAAACGTCATAGAAATAGCTAATTTTTTACAGTGGGATTTACAGAAATTTTCATTAAATATCACCACTTGTTGGGCAATCATTAATGGGAAGCTTGCCTCCAACTCCGTACACAATCACCCTAATTCGATATTAAGTGGAGCTTATTACTTGAAAGCCCCCAAAAACTGTGGAAGTATATACTTTACCGATCCACGCCCAGCTTCTCAAATGCTAGTTCCACCTGTGTTGGATTTTAACCTATGGACAATACCCAAAATTAGTTATAAGCCCCATGAAGGCACGATGCTAATATTCCCAAGTTGGCTTTTACATGGTGTGGATATAAACATGAGTCAAGAGGAACGTATTGCCGTTAGTTTTAACATTGGGATGACCCCTCTTAAAGAATAA
- a CDS encoding winged helix-turn-helix domain-containing protein, translated as MIKKLEEAEGFESYGQICQWLENQLGIKSNYKTVHHLVRYRLKARPKVTRPVSAGKSEEQVEAYKKTLPVL; from the coding sequence TTGATAAAAAAGCTGGAAGAAGCAGAAGGCTTTGAAAGTTATGGGCAGATCTGCCAATGGTTAGAGAACCAATTAGGAATCAAATCAAACTATAAAACTGTGCATCATCTAGTCCGATATCGGCTGAAAGCCAGACCGAAAGTGACACGTCCAGTCAGCGCAGGAAAGTCAGAAGAGCAAGTAGAAGCATATAAAAAAACCTTGCCAGTATTATAA
- a CDS encoding esterase-like activity of phytase family protein translates to MDTNATLPKLSFIGQATYPAQSVNVKDANGNDTTVGGLSGITYDAKNNVFYSISDDRKSNPNEPGQPTRFYNLKIDLSSGSLDNSKVSFQNVTLLKKADGTNYTPQSTDTEDIGLTNRGTVFISSEGQVDAAGQIRTNPFVNEYNLSTGQLLRTLPIPTKFLPDTNLAATETRGTYDNLAFESVAISPDKRTLLTATENALIQDGQRTSFPGSDALNPSGIGRSRLLKFNLDTNQAVGEYLYNVDPTAVAPSKNPTNDTNNFSTAGLVALTALDNNGNYLAIERSFSSVPANTPNSPETSNVIKIYRVSIGDADDISSINSLKALSDTDFAKIKPAQKQLLLNLDDLKLSTGLDNIEGVTFGPTVNGKPTLVLVADDNFNKTPAANSTNNTFNQSQFTQIVALTVDFSGAFPNGVASGDTTQTSTVLWTRTPILGNVTFEYSTSADFSTIAGTKTATVTNSLQPVKVGVDGLNPNTNYFYRVTDALGDRATGQFSTAAASGTQTGLGFGISGDWRGELSPYPSISNADERNLKFFVEFGDTIYGDVASPGLKNADGTEKQQATSIDDYRAKYAEVYGSRYGQNTFADLRASTSILATIDDHEVTNDFAGAAPISSDKGGAGGTNRFLAAFPSDNPNTLINDSTLFENGLQAFQDYKPVQDQFYGQTGDTKTAGERKLYRANTYGSDAINIVLDARSFRSQELDGVVNPADTAAIGAFLTKSFDPTRTLLGRAQVDDLKRDLLQAQKDGVTWKFIDIPEPIENLGVLAASDRYEGYAAERTEILKFINDNKITNVVFVSADIHGTLVNNLTYQEGVGKPQIATSAFEVVTGSVAYDAPFGPTVAELALAAGLITAPQKALYDSFPNAGKDAFIKNIVNGGLTPLGYDPVGLDNNLSQANGLINAKLLKGDYVATNTYGWTEFNIDPTTQKLTVTTWGIDAYTRAQLEANPSAFTSLQPQIVSQFEVTPNAVVADSKLTSIGTSGNDDLIATNGGVFDGRSNIAFTGAGDDTVDLQFNTSFAVGNSRIDTGSNNDTIFVTQGDRVFGSAGNDTFEATDAKGGNRMSGGTGDDTFFLGFGDRALGGDGNDKFFVGTGGNNLLSGGAGADQFWIFNVSAPTAANTIVDFQAGTDVIGINGGGILSFANLTLTGNSIIIGNNAIATLTGVDTSSLTASNFVFQ, encoded by the coding sequence CGTTTTTACAATCTCAAAATTGATTTAAGTTCAGGAAGTTTAGATAACAGTAAAGTTTCGTTCCAAAATGTCACGCTCTTAAAGAAAGCGGATGGAACTAATTACACGCCTCAAAGCACTGATACTGAAGACATTGGCTTGACTAATCGCGGTACAGTATTTATCTCCTCTGAAGGGCAAGTAGATGCGGCTGGACAGATTCGTACTAATCCCTTTGTGAATGAGTACAATCTCTCAACAGGACAATTGTTGAGAACATTGCCAATTCCCACTAAGTTTCTGCCAGATACTAATCTAGCCGCCACTGAAACCAGAGGAACTTACGACAACCTCGCCTTTGAAAGCGTGGCAATTAGTCCCGATAAGCGTACCTTGCTGACTGCTACGGAAAATGCTCTTATTCAAGACGGTCAGCGTACTAGCTTCCCAGGTTCCGATGCTTTGAATCCATCTGGTATTGGACGATCGCGCTTACTGAAGTTCAATTTAGACACCAACCAAGCTGTCGGTGAGTATCTGTATAACGTTGATCCCACGGCAGTTGCGCCTTCTAAGAATCCTACAAATGACACTAACAATTTCAGCACGGCAGGATTGGTGGCGCTCACGGCTCTAGACAATAACGGTAACTACTTAGCTATAGAGCGATCGTTCTCTTCTGTGCCAGCGAATACGCCTAATAGTCCAGAGACAAGTAATGTTATCAAAATTTATCGAGTCAGCATTGGCGATGCGGACGATATCAGCAGCATCAATAGCTTAAAGGCTCTTTCCGATACCGATTTTGCCAAGATCAAGCCCGCACAAAAACAACTGTTGTTGAATTTGGACGATCTGAAGTTGTCTACAGGACTTGATAATATCGAAGGCGTAACCTTTGGTCCAACGGTAAATGGGAAGCCAACGCTTGTCTTAGTAGCTGATGACAATTTCAACAAAACTCCCGCCGCAAATTCGACAAATAACACCTTTAACCAGTCGCAGTTTACTCAAATTGTGGCACTTACGGTTGATTTCTCTGGTGCATTCCCTAATGGTGTTGCTTCTGGCGATACTACACAAACTTCCACAGTTCTTTGGACACGCACGCCGATTCTCGGTAACGTCACTTTTGAATATTCCACAAGTGCCGATTTTAGTACGATCGCTGGTACGAAAACGGCTACCGTTACCAACTCCCTGCAACCCGTAAAGGTTGGTGTCGATGGCTTGAATCCAAACACGAATTATTTCTATCGAGTTACCGATGCATTAGGCGATCGCGCTACTGGTCAATTCAGCACAGCGGCAGCAAGTGGAACTCAGACAGGTTTGGGCTTTGGTATTTCTGGCGATTGGCGTGGTGAACTCAGCCCCTATCCTTCCATCTCTAATGCTGACGAACGCAATCTCAAATTCTTTGTAGAATTTGGCGATACCATTTACGGTGATGTTGCATCCCCTGGGCTAAAGAATGCAGATGGTACTGAGAAGCAACAAGCTACATCCATAGATGACTACCGCGCAAAATATGCCGAAGTATATGGAAGTCGCTACGGTCAAAATACTTTTGCCGATCTTCGCGCTTCAACTTCCATTTTGGCTACTATCGACGATCACGAAGTTACCAATGACTTTGCAGGTGCGGCTCCTATTAGTAGCGATAAGGGTGGCGCTGGCGGAACTAATCGATTTTTAGCAGCTTTCCCAAGCGACAATCCTAATACTCTGATTAATGACAGTACGCTTTTTGAGAATGGCTTACAAGCTTTCCAAGATTACAAACCAGTCCAAGACCAGTTCTACGGACAAACTGGCGACACCAAAACTGCTGGCGAACGCAAACTCTATCGGGCAAATACTTACGGTAGCGATGCAATCAATATCGTTTTAGATGCTCGTTCTTTCCGCAGTCAGGAGCTTGATGGTGTCGTTAATCCTGCTGACACTGCTGCAATTGGGGCTTTCTTAACTAAGTCCTTCGATCCTACGCGCACCCTCCTAGGTCGCGCTCAGGTTGATGACCTCAAGCGCGATCTTTTACAAGCTCAAAAGGATGGAGTAACTTGGAAGTTCATCGATATTCCCGAACCAATTGAGAATTTGGGTGTGCTTGCTGCGAGCGATCGCTATGAAGGTTATGCCGCTGAGCGGACGGAAATCCTCAAATTCATCAATGACAACAAAATTACTAACGTAGTCTTCGTTTCCGCCGATATTCACGGCACATTGGTAAATAACCTTACCTATCAAGAAGGAGTTGGCAAACCTCAAATTGCTACTAGTGCTTTTGAAGTTGTTACTGGTTCAGTTGCCTATGATGCACCATTCGGTCCTACTGTAGCTGAGCTAGCTCTTGCGGCTGGATTAATCACAGCTCCGCAAAAGGCTTTATATGATTCCTTCCCTAATGCTGGTAAGGATGCCTTCATCAAGAATATTGTCAATGGTGGCTTGACTCCATTGGGTTACGATCCTGTGGGTCTAGATAACAATCTCTCTCAAGCAAATGGATTAATTAATGCCAAGTTATTGAAGGGAGATTATGTTGCCACCAATACCTATGGCTGGACTGAGTTTAATATCGATCCCACCACACAGAAGTTGACCGTCACAACGTGGGGTATTGATGCCTATACCCGCGCTCAGTTGGAAGCAAATCCCAGCGCCTTTACTTCCCTGCAACCGCAAATTGTCAGTCAGTTTGAAGTCACACCCAATGCGGTTGTGGCGGATAGTAAATTGACTAGTATCGGAACATCAGGTAATGACGATTTGATTGCCACCAATGGCGGTGTGTTTGATGGTCGTAGCAACATCGCGTTCACAGGTGCAGGTGATGACACTGTCGATCTGCAATTTAACACTTCGTTTGCAGTTGGCAATAGTCGTATTGACACTGGCAGCAACAACGACACAATCTTCGTCACTCAGGGCGATCGCGTATTTGGTAGTGCTGGCAACGATACTTTTGAAGCTACTGATGCCAAAGGCGGCAACCGCATGTCTGGTGGTACTGGCGATGACACTTTCTTCTTAGGATTTGGAGATCGCGCTCTGGGTGGTGACGGTAATGACAAATTCTTTGTTGGTACTGGTGGCAATAACTTGTTATCTGGTGGTGCTGGTGCTGACCAATTTTGGATTTTCAATGTTTCTGCTCCCACTGCTGCAAATACCATTGTTGATTTCCAAGCGGGAACAGATGTCATTGGCATCAATGGCGGAGGAATACTCAGCTTTGCCAATTTGACTCTCACTGGTAATAGCATCATTATTGGAAATAATGCGATTGCGACCTTAACTGGAGTTGATACTTCTTCTTTAACTGCTTCTAACTTCGTATTTCAGTAA
- a CDS encoding esterase-like activity of phytase family protein, whose product MTTINGTPNDDDLFIAAGISGDTLLGLKGNDTLDAGFGAGNNILKGGDGDDQLFAYFNDQLFGEAGNDVLSATDGKGGNILSGGEGNDTIFASVNDSVFGDAGDDVIFGGLGNNTLTGGSGKDVFWIANVDVPNNSNTITDFNQIQDTIRVNLAGVTKLSDLAIAQSGNDVTISLDGKQIAIVKNIQAQSLNSNNFVVDPNAPNSNGSSNVSSYNFTNLPKLGTTSKGQDIFLGGFSGLSFQGTNPDNGNLKFITLTDRGPNGDPTGQNRPFYLPDFQPEIISFELNRSTGEIIITKRTGLYRADGKTKLTGLPNLQAGAGGTAYTDEIGVNLDNQVLSNDPLGIDSEGIVIDPNGNYWVVDEYRPAIYQFDVNGKLLNRFIPKGTAAAPAGTANDFPAGTFGTEVLPEVYAQRRNNRGFEAVALEGNKLYAFIQSAIDNPDSTGDTTSRASRNLRILEFDIASKTVTGEYLYLLDDISGSGNAKTDKIGDAVSLGNGKFAVVERDDLSTTSSNKLIYQIDLAKATNINNLAVTFPSGKTTIEQLTEAELSAANIKPVSKNLIANAAKSGYTGVEKLEGLALVDPNTLALVNDNDFNVVPGSAVPEKLGILELSNTLPVPLQFQKNDLGIFSITGGTSAKPSLSFTVASSEANQISELGVFIVDDATGTIDGIAPNQTGYTEKALARARVIFSAIDNNPDGFSASGLNRLLDFNYSDKLRFYAINDKTTTTDLVLKTKSFDKVSFPPSSDLNLKELSSSESSITFNNLVVNIKANNDDLSIGTNLQGKSQSEVLDLRGVDKSSFPKVKADFVVNREAAFDNFVGFYKVENEKGDIKKSDGTIVSVGQSGYIQAAVGSRVSGIDLAVNNQSTQTSSGIFTSGSIFAPFIIINGRPDALLDSNSSNDPTVYFPYLGANSDGIDHVRLFGNNTFGFEDILGGGDFDYNDFIVKVKLTPTA is encoded by the coding sequence ATGACAACAATTAACGGTACTCCTAACGATGATGATTTGTTCATCGCCGCAGGTATTAGTGGTGATACTCTGCTAGGTTTAAAGGGGAATGATACCCTTGATGCTGGATTTGGAGCAGGTAATAACATTCTTAAAGGTGGCGATGGCGATGATCAGCTATTTGCTTATTTTAACGATCAACTATTTGGCGAAGCAGGAAATGATGTCCTATCTGCTACAGATGGTAAGGGTGGAAATATACTATCTGGTGGTGAAGGAAATGACACTATCTTCGCTTCAGTTAATGACAGTGTTTTCGGAGATGCAGGCGATGATGTTATTTTCGGTGGGCTGGGCAACAATACTCTAACTGGTGGTTCAGGGAAAGATGTATTCTGGATTGCTAATGTAGATGTGCCTAATAATTCCAATACCATTACTGATTTCAATCAAATTCAAGACACTATTCGAGTAAATTTGGCGGGAGTTACCAAATTAAGTGACTTGGCGATCGCTCAATCAGGAAATGATGTCACTATTAGCCTTGATGGAAAACAAATTGCGATCGTCAAGAATATACAAGCTCAAAGCTTGAACTCTAACAATTTTGTAGTTGACCCCAATGCTCCGAATAGTAATGGTAGTAGTAATGTATCTAGCTATAACTTTACTAACCTTCCAAAATTGGGAACCACTTCCAAAGGGCAAGATATTTTCTTAGGTGGTTTTTCAGGGTTATCTTTTCAAGGTACTAATCCTGATAATGGTAACTTGAAGTTCATTACTCTTACGGATCGTGGTCCAAATGGTGATCCAACTGGACAAAATCGTCCTTTCTACTTACCAGACTTCCAGCCAGAAATTATAAGTTTTGAACTTAATCGCAGCACAGGCGAGATTATTATCACTAAAAGAACAGGATTATATAGAGCCGATGGTAAAACAAAGCTCACTGGACTTCCTAATTTACAGGCAGGAGCAGGAGGAACCGCATACACCGATGAAATTGGCGTTAATTTAGACAACCAAGTTTTATCTAATGATCCATTGGGTATAGACTCTGAGGGGATTGTTATCGATCCTAATGGTAATTATTGGGTGGTAGATGAGTATCGTCCTGCAATCTATCAATTTGATGTGAATGGGAAATTGCTAAATCGGTTTATTCCTAAAGGAACTGCTGCTGCCCCTGCTGGTACTGCTAATGATTTTCCTGCAGGCACTTTTGGAACTGAAGTATTACCAGAGGTATATGCTCAGCGTCGTAATAATCGGGGATTTGAAGCTGTAGCTCTTGAAGGGAATAAGCTTTATGCTTTCATTCAAAGTGCGATCGATAACCCAGATAGTACTGGGGATACAACCTCCAGAGCTTCACGTAATTTAAGAATCCTAGAATTTGATATTGCCTCTAAAACGGTTACAGGGGAGTATCTTTACTTGCTAGATGACATCAGTGGCAGTGGTAATGCTAAAACCGATAAGATTGGCGATGCCGTATCTTTGGGCAATGGCAAATTTGCAGTTGTAGAACGAGACGATCTTTCTACTACTAGCTCTAATAAACTTATTTACCAGATCGATCTAGCTAAAGCAACTAACATCAATAACCTTGCCGTCACATTTCCCTCTGGAAAAACTACCATTGAACAGCTTACAGAAGCGGAACTAAGTGCTGCTAATATCAAGCCCGTGAGTAAAAACTTAATTGCCAATGCAGCTAAGTCAGGTTATACAGGGGTTGAGAAGCTCGAAGGGTTGGCACTTGTTGATCCTAATACATTGGCACTAGTTAATGATAATGATTTCAATGTTGTTCCTGGCTCAGCAGTACCAGAGAAATTAGGAATTTTAGAATTATCTAACACACTTCCTGTACCGTTACAATTCCAAAAAAATGACTTGGGAATATTTAGCATTACTGGGGGTACTTCTGCGAAGCCTTCCTTATCCTTCACTGTTGCTAGCAGCGAAGCTAATCAAATAAGTGAACTCGGTGTATTTATTGTTGATGATGCAACTGGCACTATTGATGGCATAGCTCCAAATCAAACTGGATATACAGAAAAAGCCTTAGCAAGGGCGAGGGTCATTTTCTCAGCGATCGACAATAATCCTGATGGTTTTAGTGCCAGTGGATTAAATCGCTTGTTAGACTTTAACTATAGTGATAAATTGCGTTTTTATGCTATCAATGACAAAACCACAACGACCGATTTGGTCTTAAAAACTAAGTCTTTTGATAAGGTTTCTTTTCCACCTTCCTCCGATCTTAACCTTAAAGAGTTAAGTAGTAGTGAGTCTTCTATTACCTTTAATAATCTTGTAGTCAATATTAAGGCTAATAATGATGATTTATCCATCGGTACCAATTTGCAAGGCAAGAGTCAAAGTGAAGTTCTGGATTTGCGTGGGGTTGATAAAAGTTCATTCCCAAAAGTCAAAGCGGATTTTGTTGTGAATCGTGAAGCTGCCTTTGATAACTTTGTAGGATTCTATAAAGTTGAAAATGAGAAAGGTGATATTAAAAAATCTGATGGAACTATAGTATCTGTCGGACAATCTGGCTATATTCAAGCGGCAGTTGGTAGTAGAGTCTCAGGAATCGACTTAGCTGTTAATAATCAATCAACTCAAACTAGTTCTGGAATATTCACTTCTGGTTCGATCTTTGCACCTTTTATTATTATCAACGGAAGACCAGATGCTCTTTTAGATAGTAATTCTAGTAATGATCCTACAGTTTATTTTCCTTATCTAGGTGCAAATTCTGATGGTATTGATCATGTGCGGTTATTCGGAAATAATACCTTCGGATTTGAGGATATCTTAGGAGGAGGGGATTTTGATTACAACGATTTTATTGTTAAGGTGAAACTCACCCCAACTGCCTAA